Proteins encoded by one window of Arachis ipaensis cultivar K30076 chromosome B04, Araip1.1, whole genome shotgun sequence:
- the LOC107635563 gene encoding F-box/kelch-repeat protein At3g23880-like isoform X2 gives MEKKQKSIHDILPHDLIHTIFLRVPAKHLVRLKCVSKLWYSLISDPHFAELHFQYSPAATKAFIFTINYTQAYWALFIDDNDASRIKKVYPPFKNKNLVCDFKVLGSCRGYVLLHGNLNFLVVWNPLTGSNKRLSYSHIGSRRKHKGVSLPKKFHLYGFGYDVSRDDYLVVIAWQDKDDHYHFDCFSLRTNSWINLDAALPKSSGLMEWQPHGLLLNGAIHWLPSSLKSYRDAILIFDLKERTFSMISAPEQPAMSECYYSSLALLGGCLALYYLNKYYLNNDSYCYNTHIWVMKEYKVHSSWTLYQIPCGNFQPLCLSSNGDIIGTASIFSRKVGCFIYNVRGDLLEHIKKLPCQFPFRETSTVYTESLLPLPTDIKDKDNRPSDSERCQTRKEN, from the exons ATGGAGAAGAAGCAGAAGAGCATTCACGACATCCTCCCTCATGACCTGATTCACACAATCTTTCTGAGAGTGCCGGCCAAACATCTCGTTCGCCTCAAGTGCGTTTCGAAGCTCTGGTATTCTCTTATTTCCGATCCACATTTTGCGGAATTGCATTTTCAGTACTCTCCCGCAGCCACCAAAGCATTCATCTTCACAATAAACTACACTCAGGCTTACTGGGCACTATTTATTGACGACAATGATGCATCGCGCATAAAAAAGGTGTATCCCCCTTTCAAGAATAAAAACTTAGTTTGTGATTTTAAGGTCCTGGGATCGTGCAGAGGCTATGTTCTCTTACATGGAAACCTAAATTTTCTTGTGGTATGGAACCCACTGACTGGATCCAATAAAAGACTATCCTACTCTCATATTGGTTCTCGTCGTAAGCACAAGGGCGTTAGCCTTCCCAAGAAGTTCCATCTCTATGGATTTGGTTATGATGTTTCACGGGATGACTACTTAGTTGTTATAGCTTGGCAGGATAAGGATGACCATTATCACTTTGATTGCTTTTCCTTGAGAACCAATTCATGGATTAATCTTGATGCTGCACTCCCCAAATCATCGGGTCTTATGGAGTGGCAACCTCATGGATTGCTCTTGAATGGTGCTATTCATTGGCTGCCTTCGTCTCTTAAATCTTACAGGGATGCTATTCTTATCTTTGATCTGAAGGAGAGGACTTTCTCAATGATATCTGCCCCGGAACAACCTGCAATGAGTGAATGCTACTATTCAAGTCTCGCCTTACTAGGAGGCTGCCTAGCCTTGTATTATCTCAATAAGTATTATCTCAATAATGATAGCTACTGCTATAACACTCACATATGGGTGATGAAAGAATATAAAGTGCATTCATCTTGGACTCTCTATCAGATTCCTTGTGGAAACTTCCAGCCTTTGTGCTTATCCAGTAATGGTGATATTATTGGAACAGCTTCTATTTTCTCTCGTAAAGTAGGGTGCTTCATATATAATGTCAGAGGAGACCTCCTCGAGCATATTAAAAAACTTCCTTGTCAGTTTCCCTTCCGTGAAACCTCTACTGTGTATACAGAGAGTCTCTTGCCACTCCCTACTGACATTAAGGATAAGGATAATCG GCCATCAGATTCAGAAAGATGTCAaacaaggaaagagaattag
- the LOC107635563 gene encoding F-box/kelch-repeat protein At3g23880-like isoform X1 yields the protein MEKKQKSIHDILPHDLIHTIFLRVPAKHLVRLKCVSKLWYSLISDPHFAELHFQYSPAATKAFIFTINYTQAYWALFIDDNDASRIKKVYPPFKNKNLVCDFKVLGSCRGYVLLHGNLNFLVVWNPLTGSNKRLSYSHIGSRRKHKGVSLPKKFHLYGFGYDVSRDDYLVVIAWQDKDDHYHFDCFSLRTNSWINLDAALPKSSGLMEWQPHGLLLNGAIHWLPSSLKSYRDAILIFDLKERTFSMISAPEQPAMSECYYSSLALLGGCLALYYLNKYYLNNDSYCYNTHIWVMKEYKVHSSWTLYQIPCGNFQPLCLSSNGDIIGTASIFSRKVGCFIYNVRGDLLEHIKKLPCQFPFRETSTVYTESLLPLPTDIKDKDNRPSESERCQTRKENLERLTEQPRHLILL from the coding sequence ATGGAGAAGAAGCAGAAGAGCATTCACGACATCCTCCCTCATGACCTGATTCACACAATCTTTCTGAGAGTGCCGGCCAAACATCTCGTTCGCCTCAAGTGCGTTTCGAAGCTCTGGTATTCTCTTATTTCCGATCCACATTTTGCGGAATTGCATTTTCAGTACTCTCCCGCAGCCACCAAAGCATTCATCTTCACAATAAACTACACTCAGGCTTACTGGGCACTATTTATTGACGACAATGATGCATCGCGCATAAAAAAGGTGTATCCCCCTTTCAAGAATAAAAACTTAGTTTGTGATTTTAAGGTCCTGGGATCGTGCAGAGGCTATGTTCTCTTACATGGAAACCTAAATTTTCTTGTGGTATGGAACCCACTGACTGGATCCAATAAAAGACTATCCTACTCTCATATTGGTTCTCGTCGTAAGCACAAGGGCGTTAGCCTTCCCAAGAAGTTCCATCTCTATGGATTTGGTTATGATGTTTCACGGGATGACTACTTAGTTGTTATAGCTTGGCAGGATAAGGATGACCATTATCACTTTGATTGCTTTTCCTTGAGAACCAATTCATGGATTAATCTTGATGCTGCACTCCCCAAATCATCGGGTCTTATGGAGTGGCAACCTCATGGATTGCTCTTGAATGGTGCTATTCATTGGCTGCCTTCGTCTCTTAAATCTTACAGGGATGCTATTCTTATCTTTGATCTGAAGGAGAGGACTTTCTCAATGATATCTGCCCCGGAACAACCTGCAATGAGTGAATGCTACTATTCAAGTCTCGCCTTACTAGGAGGCTGCCTAGCCTTGTATTATCTCAATAAGTATTATCTCAATAATGATAGCTACTGCTATAACACTCACATATGGGTGATGAAAGAATATAAAGTGCATTCATCTTGGACTCTCTATCAGATTCCTTGTGGAAACTTCCAGCCTTTGTGCTTATCCAGTAATGGTGATATTATTGGAACAGCTTCTATTTTCTCTCGTAAAGTAGGGTGCTTCATATATAATGTCAGAGGAGACCTCCTCGAGCATATTAAAAAACTTCCTTGTCAGTTTCCCTTCCGTGAAACCTCTACTGTGTATACAGAGAGTCTCTTGCCACTCCCTACTGACATTAAGGATAAGGATAATCG